A stretch of Rhododendron vialii isolate Sample 1 chromosome 4a, ASM3025357v1 DNA encodes these proteins:
- the LOC131324317 gene encoding zeatin O-glucosyltransferase-like, whose amino-acid sequence MDVGNIQLDPSHGMSSSPKNAQVEVIVVPFPCHSHLNQLLQLSCLISSSYNIPVHYATTATHLRQVKLRFSSETHLQNPNIHFHEFPTPPFLSPPPNPNSSSKFPSHLQPSFDASIQLRDPVADLLREISNTATRVVVIRDFLMAYVVQDIATIPNAESYIFSPVSAFNMSFRLLKDNKSFQSLDKLRGLSTIQGNKTPEIQKLFALQADFQSVAAGTIFNSCRSIEGTYLDLLEKEMSSRNKKLWAIGPLNSDTKGDKTKSKSQHRCLEWLDQQAPKSVLYVSFGTTTSMADEQIKELALGLEQSKHKFLWILRDADKGDIFVEDVERSPLPEGYVERVKEFGMVVRDWAPQVDILQHPSTGGFLSHCGWNSCLESITVGVPILAWPMHSDQPRNAFLVTDILKVGLAVTTWEQREQIVTSSNICGVIKMLMASREGEEIRRKVKEISRATYQAVKEGGVSRLELDSFITHITR is encoded by the exons ATGGATGTTGGTAATATCCAATTAGATCCAAGCCACGGCATGAGCTCCAGCCCCAAAAATGCTCAAGTGGAAGTGATAGTGGTGCCATTCCCATGCCACAGCCATCTCAACCAACTCCTCCAACTCTCCTGCCTCATCTCCTCCTCCTACAACATCCCCGTCCACTacgccaccaccgccacccacCTCCGCCAGGTCAAACTCCGATTCAGTTCCGAAACCCACCTCCAAAATCCCAATATCCACTTCCACGAATTCCCCACCCCTCCTTTCCTCTCCCCTCCTCCGAACCCGAATTCCTCCTCCAAATTTCCTTCACATCTGCAGCCTTCCTTTGATGCTTCCATACAGCTTCGCGACCCTGTGGCGGATCTCCTCCGTGAGATCTCCAACACCGCCACACGGGTCGTTGTTATCCGCGACTTCCTCATGGCTTATGTGGTTCAGGACATAGCCACCATTCCTAATGCAGAGTCCTATATCTTTAGCCCTGTTTCTGCTTTCAATATGTCTTTCAGATTATTGAAGGATAATAAATCTTTCCAATCACTTGACAAACTGAGAGGGCTATCAACTATCCAAGGAAATAAAACTCCGGAGATCCAAAAGCTTTTCGCTCTTCAAGCTGATTTTCAGTCGGTAGCCGCTGGAACCATATTCAACTCATGCAGATCAATTGAAG GTACTTACCTAGATTTGCTGGAAAAGGAAATGAGCAGTAGAAACAAGAAACTGTGGGCAATTGGGCCATTGAATTCAGACACAAAAGGTGACAAAACAAAGTCAAAAAGCCAACACAGGTGTTTGGAGTGGCTTGACCAACAAGCCCCAAAATCTGTGCTATACGTCTCATTTGGAACAACTACTTCAATGGCGGATGAACAGATCAAAGAGCTTGCACTTGGGTTGGAGCAGAGCAAACACAAATTCCTTTGGATTTTGCGAGATGCAGATAAAGGAGACATTTTTGTCGAAGACGTGGAGCGATCTCCACTCCCAGAAGG CTACGTGGAAAGGGTGAAGGAATTTGGAATGGTGGTGAGAGATTGGGCGCCCCAAGTGGACATTTTGCAACACCCATCAACCGGTGGGTTTTTGAGCCATTGCGGATGGAACTCGTGTTTGGAGAGTATAACCGTGGGAGTGCCGATACTTGCTTGGCCAATGCACTCTGACCAACCTAGAAATGCCTTTCTGGTTACAGACATTTTAAAAGTTGGTCTAGCAGTTACCACCTGGGAACAACGAGAGCAAATAGTGACTTCATCCAACATTTGTGGAGTTATAAAGATGTTGATGGCATCAAGAGAAGGGGAAGAGATAAGAAGGAAGGTTAAGGAGATAAGCCGTGCCACCTACCAGGCAGTGAAGGAAGGTGGTGTTTCTCGCTTGGAGTTGGATTCATTCATTACTCATATAACTAGGTAG
- the LOC131323727 gene encoding uncharacterized protein LOC131323727, with the protein MSAAFLKKFFPIGKTLKLRQEITTFQQAENEQFYKAWKRYGDLIRKCPHHDIPKWQLVQSFYSGLLLPHRVMVDASCGGSVMVKSEEEAWQLFETMSEGSLQNVSFERRGESVTTGSDKPQGMYEIKPSHDLNSKVEILTEKVNAAQGYANARGFSQLGNDPYSSTYNAAAYRSQNRQAPTQSSRDPSFEDKVLQALNRFNDTQQQVRSNTWSILRLETQVGQIANALNRREEGRLPSQPIQPPGGQFVVHDPPLADAKESSQSKEGTPPVTPTSPTSVSADSKVPPYVPKAPFPSCLNAPSPFPKREVSMEDTLEVFKQVIINIPLLDAIKQVPTYAKFLKDLCTQKRKNRTNVSKKVLLTEQVSSVFQSDAPLKMQDPGTLTINIVIRRHAIERALLDLGASVNLIRYSVYEQLGLGELKPTSVTLQLADRSIKVLCGVVEDVLLKVNDFYFPAYFIVIDTEPVQPSKSRL; encoded by the exons ATGAGTGCGGCATTCCTTAAGAAATTCTTCCCCATAGGAAAAACACTCAAACTTCGGCAAGAGATTACCACTTTCCAACAAGCTGAGAATGAACAGTTCTATAAGGCTTGGAAGAGATATGGGGATTTAATTCGTAAGTGTCCGCACCATGACATACCAAAGTGGCAATTAGTACAAAGTTTTTATTCTGGGCTGCTTCTGCCACATCGTGTGATGGTTGATGCCTCATGTGGAGGCTCTGTGATGGTTAAGAGTGAAGAGGAAGCTTGGCAATTGTTCGAAACTATGAGCGAAGGGTCCCtacaaaatgtttcttttgagaGGAGAGGTGAGTCAGTCACTACTGGCTCTGATAAGCCACAAGGTATGTATGAGATCAAACCATCTCATGACCTCAATTCCAAAGTCGAAATATTGACTGAAAAG GTTAATGCTGCACAAGGGTACGCTAATGCACGAGGTTTCTCTCAACTGGGCAATGATCCGTATTCTAGTACTTACAACGCGG CTGCATATCGCTCACAAAACCGCCAAGCACCCACCCAATCCTCGCGGGATCCATCCTTCGAGGACAAGGTGCTGCAAGCGCTTAACCGTTTCAATGATACCCAACAACAAGTGCGTTCTAATACCTGGTCCATCTTGCGGCTCGAGACCCAAGTGGGTCAAATAGCCAATGCACTTAATCGTAGGGAAGAAGGTAGGTTGCCCAGTCAGCCTATTCAACCCCCTGGAGGACAGTTTGTGGTTCATGACCCACCTCTTGCTGATGCTAAG GAGAGTTCACAGAGTAAAGAGGGAACCCCTCCAGTCACACCTACATCACCCACTTCTGTGTCAGCGGACTCTAAGGTACCACCTTATGTGCCTAAAGCCCCGTTCCCATCATGTTTGAATGCACCATCTCCCTTTCCTAAAAGGGAAGTATCTATGGAGGATACCCTTGAGGTATTCAAGCAAGTGATAATTAACATCCCACTCCTAGATGCCATCAAACAAGTCCCAACTTATGCGAAATTTCTAAAGGACCTCTGcactcaaaagaggaaaaaccgAACCAATGTGTCAAAAAAGGTCCTTCTCACCGAACAAGTGAGCTCTGTTTTTCAATCGGATGCTCCCCTTAAGATGCAAGATCCTGGTACCCTGACTATTAATATAGTCATTAGGAGGCATGCCATAGAGCGAGCACTTTTAGACTTAGGGGCTAGTGTCAACTTGATTCGGTACTCGGTGTACGAACAATTGGGGCTTGGGGAGTTGAAGCCCACGTCAGTTACCTTGCAATTAGCTGATAGATCCATTAAGGTGCTATGTGGAGTAGTTGAGGACGTTCTTCTCAAGGTTAATGATTTTTACTTTCCAGCTTATTTTATAGTCATTGACACAGAACCGGTGCAACCCTCAAAAAGCAGACTCTGA